The following proteins are co-located in the Telopea speciosissima isolate NSW1024214 ecotype Mountain lineage chromosome 9, Tspe_v1, whole genome shotgun sequence genome:
- the LOC122639379 gene encoding myb family transcription factor IPN2-like isoform X2, translating into MFQSKKPTMNAHERPMCVQGDSGLVLTTDPKPRLRWTAELHDRFVDAVSQLGGPDKATPKTIMRVMGVKGLTLYHLKSHLQKFRLGKQPHKDFNDHSVKEGERALDLQRNVASSSGIMGRSMNENVQITDALRMQMEVQRRLHEQLEVQRHLQLRIEAQGKYMQSILEKACQTLAGETMTSGSYKGSVNNQGIVEMGSVKDFGSSMNFPSLQDLHIYGEQVDHMQPHMARSLSSLEGFMTSNDSISLGKKRPSPYNGNSKNPLMWSSDDLRLQELGTAATCLGNQEEGFKGDHLHIGVSTMERGSADLDSISDVYGAKPILSDDGVGDQKHFDASTKLERPSPRRTPLPVERINPMMKGGTLPQGRNLPNYG; encoded by the exons ATGTTCCAATCCAAGAAGCCAACTATGAATGCACATGAGAGGCCTATGTGTGTTCAAGGTGATTCAGGGCTTGTCCTCACAACAGACCCAAAGCCGCGCCTTCGGTGGACTGCCGAGCTTCATGATCGATTCGTCGATGCTGTTTCTCAGCTAGGAGGACCAGACA AGGCCACACCAAAGACCATCATGAGAGTTATGGGTGTTAAGGGTCTTACTCTATACCATCTTAAGAGCCATCTTCAG AAATTTAGGCTTGGGAAGCAACCACATAAGGATTTCAATGATCACTCAGTTAAGGAGGGTGAGAGAG cactagatcttcaGAGAAATGTTGCTTCATCTTCTGGGATAATGGGCCGAAGCATGAATGA GAATGTACAGATTACTGATGCACTTAGAATGCAAATGGAAGTACAAAGAAGATTGCATGAACAACTAGAG GTACAGAGGCACCTCCAATTGAGAATTGAAGCACAAGGAAAGTATATGCAATCTATACTGGAGAAAGCTTGTCAAACACTAGCTGGTGAAACCATGACCTCAGGAAGCTATAAGGGTAGTGTCAATAATCAAGGAATTGTGGAAATGGGTTCTGTGAAGGATTTTGGTTCTTCAATGAATTTCCCTTCACTTCAAGACCTGCACATATATGGAGAGCAAGTTGATCATATGCAGCCACATATGGCCAGATCATTATCATCTCTTGAAGGATTCATGACTTCCAATGATAGCATCAGTCTTGGGAAAAAGAGGCCTAGTCCATATAATGGTAATAGCAAAAATCCTTTAATGTGGTCATCTGATGACCTTAGATTACAAGAATTAGGAACAGCAGCAACATGTCTAGGCAATCAAGAAGAGGGATTCAAGGGTGACCATCTTCATATTGGTGTATCCACTATGGAGAGGGGTTCAGCAGATTTGGATTCTATATCAGATGTTTATGGAGCCAAGCCAATCCTCTCTGATGATGGTGTGGGAGATCAAAAACATTTTGATGCTTCAACAAAGCTTGAAAGACCTTCGCCGCGAAGAACACCACTTCCAGTGGAGAGAATCAATCCTATGATGAAGGGTGGTACCTTACCTCAAGGAAGAAATTTGCCTAATTATGGTTGA
- the LOC122639379 gene encoding myb family transcription factor IPN2-like isoform X1, with amino-acid sequence MFQSKKPTMNAHERPMCVQGDSGLVLTTDPKPRLRWTAELHDRFVDAVSQLGGPDKATPKTIMRVMGVKGLTLYHLKSHLQKFRLGKQPHKDFNDHSVKEGERALDLQRNVASSSGIMGRSMNDRNVQITDALRMQMEVQRRLHEQLEVQRHLQLRIEAQGKYMQSILEKACQTLAGETMTSGSYKGSVNNQGIVEMGSVKDFGSSMNFPSLQDLHIYGEQVDHMQPHMARSLSSLEGFMTSNDSISLGKKRPSPYNGNSKNPLMWSSDDLRLQELGTAATCLGNQEEGFKGDHLHIGVSTMERGSADLDSISDVYGAKPILSDDGVGDQKHFDASTKLERPSPRRTPLPVERINPMMKGGTLPQGRNLPNYG; translated from the exons ATGTTCCAATCCAAGAAGCCAACTATGAATGCACATGAGAGGCCTATGTGTGTTCAAGGTGATTCAGGGCTTGTCCTCACAACAGACCCAAAGCCGCGCCTTCGGTGGACTGCCGAGCTTCATGATCGATTCGTCGATGCTGTTTCTCAGCTAGGAGGACCAGACA AGGCCACACCAAAGACCATCATGAGAGTTATGGGTGTTAAGGGTCTTACTCTATACCATCTTAAGAGCCATCTTCAG AAATTTAGGCTTGGGAAGCAACCACATAAGGATTTCAATGATCACTCAGTTAAGGAGGGTGAGAGAG cactagatcttcaGAGAAATGTTGCTTCATCTTCTGGGATAATGGGCCGAAGCATGAATGA CAGGAATGTACAGATTACTGATGCACTTAGAATGCAAATGGAAGTACAAAGAAGATTGCATGAACAACTAGAG GTACAGAGGCACCTCCAATTGAGAATTGAAGCACAAGGAAAGTATATGCAATCTATACTGGAGAAAGCTTGTCAAACACTAGCTGGTGAAACCATGACCTCAGGAAGCTATAAGGGTAGTGTCAATAATCAAGGAATTGTGGAAATGGGTTCTGTGAAGGATTTTGGTTCTTCAATGAATTTCCCTTCACTTCAAGACCTGCACATATATGGAGAGCAAGTTGATCATATGCAGCCACATATGGCCAGATCATTATCATCTCTTGAAGGATTCATGACTTCCAATGATAGCATCAGTCTTGGGAAAAAGAGGCCTAGTCCATATAATGGTAATAGCAAAAATCCTTTAATGTGGTCATCTGATGACCTTAGATTACAAGAATTAGGAACAGCAGCAACATGTCTAGGCAATCAAGAAGAGGGATTCAAGGGTGACCATCTTCATATTGGTGTATCCACTATGGAGAGGGGTTCAGCAGATTTGGATTCTATATCAGATGTTTATGGAGCCAAGCCAATCCTCTCTGATGATGGTGTGGGAGATCAAAAACATTTTGATGCTTCAACAAAGCTTGAAAGACCTTCGCCGCGAAGAACACCACTTCCAGTGGAGAGAATCAATCCTATGATGAAGGGTGGTACCTTACCTCAAGGAAGAAATTTGCCTAATTATGGTTGA